A genomic segment from Salvia splendens isolate huo1 chromosome 13, SspV2, whole genome shotgun sequence encodes:
- the LOC121759897 gene encoding protein RETICULATA-RELATED 4, chloroplastic-like: MSMANTIRFISSPSPPSFSFHHHTNPNHLSLPTPSLSLSSKNPKSLSLILFPHKHSLFRNAAATNSEINVKLVTGGDGGDDGGRLGGGGGGGGGDDHDGSEGDNNKRRNRKEALMALAEAGRSLESLPHDMKAAVEDGRIPGSIIMRYFDLECNGFLSWLMKFGGFKERLLADDLFLAKVGIECGVGLFTKTAAEYQRRKENFFNELEVVFADVVMAIIADFMLVYLPAPTVSLSLPLAQNAGRIAKFFYSCPANAFQIALPGSSFSLLQRVGGVVRNGAKLFAVGTTSSLVGTVVTNALINARKAVKDSDQHGVENVPVIKTSVAYGVYMSISSNLRYQVLAGVIEQRCLEPMLHQHKLVLSAICFAVRTGNTFLGSLLWVDYARFIGIQ, encoded by the exons ATGTCGATGGCCAACACAATCAGGTTCATTTCATCACCGTCGCCGCCGTCATTCTCCTTCCACCACCACACCAATCCCAATCATCTCTCACTGCCCACTCCTTCCCTCTCCTTGAGCTCGAAAAATCCGAAATCGCTCTCTCTCATCCTATTTCCTCACAAGCATTCACTGTTCCGAAATGCCGCCGCAACAAACAGTGAGATCAATGTCAAATTGGTCACCGGAGGGGACGGCGGAGACGATGGAGGCAGGctcggaggcggcggcggcggaggagggggAGATGACCATGACGGCAGCGAAGGCGATAACAACAAGAGGAGGAACAGGAAGGAGGCGCTGATGGCGCTGGCTGAGGCCGGGAGGAGCCTCGAGAGCTTGCCGCACGACATGAAAGCTGCGGTGGAGGACGGCAGGATACCTGGATCGATTATTATGAGGTATTTCGATCTCGAATGCAATGGATTTCTGTCGTGGTTGATGAAGTTCGGTGGATTCAAGGAGAGGTTGTTGGCTGACGATCTCTTCTTGGCTAAAGTTGGCATTGAATGCGGCGTTGGATTATTCACCAAG ACTGCTGCAGAATACCAGCGTCGCAAGGAGAATTTCTTCAATGAGCTGGAAGTTGTATTTGCTGATGTG GTGATGGCTATAATAGCAGATTTTATGCTCGTCTATCTTCCAGCTCCTACTGTTTCTCTGAGTCTTCCTCTTGCTCAGAATGCTGGACGCATTGCTAAGTTCTTTTACAGCTGCCCAGCCAATGCTTTTCAG ATTGCTTTGCCTGGATCCTCATTCTCATTGTTGCAGAGGGTGGGTGGTGTTGTG CGTAATGGTGCAAAGCTGTTTGCTGTTGGCACTACTTCATCTCTG GTTGGTACAGTTGTGACAAATGCATTAATAAATGCTCGTAAAGCTGTCAAGGACTCGGATCAACATGGTGTGGAGAACGTTCCAGTCATAAAAACAAGTGTAGCATATGGTGTTTACATGTCTATATCAAGCAATCTTCG ATACCAGGTTCTGGCTGGTGTTATCGAGCAACGCTGTCTAGAACCAATGCTTCACCAGCACAAGCTGGTCTTGAGCGCAATTTGCTTCGCTGTGCGAACAGGCAACACGTTTTTAGGCTCATTACT GTGGGTCGATTATGCTCGTTTTATAGGAATACAATAG